In Candidatus Binatia bacterium, the following proteins share a genomic window:
- a CDS encoding enoyl-CoA hydratase yields MSDPVLLVEKDAGVAVVALNRPDKLNSLSRQLRRELVATFRELAVDEDVDVAILTGNGRAFCAGLDLRELGSEPQGAAPESASGVDPDSAGRSERESAVAGADVVEAVESFPGPVIGAINGFAITGGFELALACDVLLASEDARFADTHARVGILPGWGLSQKLSRIVGLSRAKELSLSGNFLSAADAAAWGLVSRVVATDALMPAARALARDMQGAPRDVVRAYKRLIDDGYRMPMKEALALETQRAREHMRSVSGSDIRARRAAVQSRGRGQAL; encoded by the coding sequence GTGAGCGATCCTGTGCTTCTGGTCGAGAAAGACGCCGGCGTAGCCGTCGTTGCGCTGAACCGTCCCGACAAGCTGAACTCGTTGTCGCGCCAGCTTCGCCGCGAGCTCGTCGCAACGTTCCGCGAGCTTGCCGTCGATGAAGACGTCGACGTGGCAATCCTGACCGGAAACGGGCGCGCGTTCTGCGCGGGGCTCGATCTTCGCGAGCTGGGCAGCGAGCCTCAGGGGGCGGCGCCGGAGTCGGCCTCCGGCGTCGACCCCGACAGCGCAGGCCGAAGCGAGCGCGAGAGCGCGGTGGCCGGAGCCGACGTCGTCGAGGCAGTCGAGAGTTTTCCCGGACCGGTGATCGGCGCGATCAACGGCTTTGCGATCACCGGCGGTTTCGAGCTGGCGCTCGCGTGCGACGTGCTGCTGGCATCCGAGGATGCACGCTTTGCCGACACGCACGCCCGCGTCGGCATCTTGCCGGGCTGGGGTCTGAGCCAGAAACTCTCGCGCATCGTCGGGCTTTCGCGCGCCAAGGAGCTGTCGCTTTCGGGCAACTTCCTTTCGGCTGCCGACGCGGCGGCGTGGGGGCTGGTATCGAGGGTCGTCGCGACGGATGCGCTGATGCCTGCCGCCCGCGCGCTCGCGCGCGACATGCAGGGCGCCCCGCGCGATGTCGTGCGCGCCTACAAGCGCCTGATCGACGACGGCTACCGGATGCCGATGAAAGAAGCGCTGGCACTGGAAACACAGCGCGCCCGCGAGCACATGCGCTCGGTCTCAGGCAGCGACATCCGCGCACGCCGCGCCGCCGTCCAATCCCGCGGCCGCGGCCAAGCGCTATGA
- a CDS encoding L-dopachrome tautomerase-related protein: MKTLLRIVGVVVAVLLSLLGGIVYSRSGGSRLPDRSKAPLLSSDAVEKVADLDFPPGNIAVSAEGRIFFTLHPDGHPSDSVVELSGGKPVPFPDEAFQHPREDLPYFQSILAVRIDRLGRLWVLDFARFGRGTPRILAFDTASGRIVHRYEFPSSVAGLGSMLNDFQVDPEGRYIFIAETSPVLQTPALIVYDTRTKTSRRVLQGHPSVQAEPWIIQAGARRMMLPGGILPLRIAVDSIALSRDGQWLYYGAVTGSRMYRVRASDLVDTSLDAATLASRVENFADKTLTDGLTTDDAGNVYIGDMEHSAIHRLKPDGSLETLVADPRLRWPDGFSFGPGGMLYVTCSALQDVLFLDDNEIRSHGPYQIWRLHPPPSGGTPVTAAPGQ, from the coding sequence ATGAAGACGCTGCTGCGAATCGTCGGCGTCGTCGTCGCCGTCCTGCTGTCGCTGCTCGGCGGCATCGTCTACAGCCGCAGCGGCGGGTCGCGCCTTCCCGACCGCAGCAAGGCGCCGCTCCTGAGCTCCGATGCGGTCGAGAAAGTCGCCGATCTCGATTTTCCGCCGGGCAACATCGCGGTCTCGGCCGAAGGACGCATCTTCTTCACGCTGCATCCCGACGGACATCCTTCCGATTCGGTCGTCGAGCTTTCCGGCGGCAAGCCCGTGCCGTTTCCCGACGAAGCGTTCCAGCATCCGCGCGAGGATCTTCCGTACTTCCAGTCGATCCTCGCGGTGCGCATCGACCGCCTCGGCCGGCTGTGGGTGCTCGATTTCGCGCGATTCGGCCGCGGCACGCCGCGGATCCTCGCCTTCGACACGGCAAGCGGCCGCATCGTCCATCGCTACGAATTCCCGTCGTCGGTGGCCGGTCTCGGCTCGATGCTCAACGACTTCCAGGTCGATCCGGAAGGCCGCTACATCTTCATCGCCGAGACGAGCCCGGTGCTGCAGACACCCGCGCTGATCGTGTACGACACCAGGACGAAGACGAGCCGTCGCGTGCTCCAGGGACATCCGTCCGTGCAGGCCGAGCCGTGGATCATCCAGGCGGGCGCGCGGCGCATGATGCTGCCCGGAGGAATCCTCCCGCTTCGCATCGCCGTCGATTCCATCGCGCTGTCGCGCGACGGGCAGTGGCTCTACTACGGCGCCGTCACCGGCAGCCGCATGTACCGCGTGCGCGCGAGCGACCTCGTCGATACTTCGCTGGACGCGGCGACGCTGGCCTCGCGCGTCGAGAATTTTGCCGACAAGACGCTGACCGACGGTCTTACGACCGACGACGCCGGCAACGTCTACATCGGCGACATGGAGCATTCGGCGATTCATCGCCTCAAACCCGACGGAAGCCTGGAAACGCTGGTCGCCGATCCTCGCCTTCGCTGGCCGGACGGTTTCAGCTTCGGGCCCGGCGGCATGCTGTACGTGACCTGCAGCGCGCTGCAGGACGTCCTGTTCCTCGATGACAACGAGATCCGCAGCCACGGTCCTTACCAGATCTGGCGTCTGCATCCCCCGCCGTCGGGCGGCACGCCGGTGACGGCAGCGCCTGGGCAGTGA